From one Solanum lycopersicum chromosome 12, SLM_r2.1 genomic stretch:
- the LOC101258637 gene encoding heat stress transcription factor A-5, with amino-acid sequence MDVISAAVAAGGGGGPAPFLSKTYEMVDDSQTDDIVSWTPTGHSFVVWNPPEFARILLPTYFKHNNFSSFIRQLNTYGFRKIDPERWEFANEEFLKDQKHLLKNIHRRKPIHSHSHPPGSTVDPERAAFEEEIDKLTREKSGLEANVSRFRQQQSAAKLQLEELTGRVGSIEQRQESLLIFVEKAIQNPDFVERLAQKLESMDISAFSKKRRLPQIDSTQPVQESMSVDNHSSSRVEFGNLSHQDFSNKLRLELSPAVSDINVLSCSTQSSNEDGGSPAHRRISEGWSREVQLRTVGAIYTPEAIELSDTGTSFMLKMDSSLPHASSNAESSRLHSLPQSLTSNEEVDGHISCQLNLSLASCLSQVDKNQYSARMPQIGQEIGKCFESQSDANDKIPPTDDKSLPPSHDATTNKQVPAAAPVRVNDVFWEQFLTERPGCSDNEEASSSYKGNIYDEQDERKSNQGVASNTRKVEHLTL; translated from the exons ATGGATGTGATTTCAGCGGCGGTGGCGGCCGGCGGCGGTGGAGGTCCGGCGCCGTTCTTGTCGAAGACATATGAGATGGTGGATGATTCGCAAACTGATGACATCGTATCATGGACTCCGACTGGTCACAGCTTCGTCGTTTGGAATCCTCCAGAATTCGCTCGAATTCTTCTTCCTACTTATTTCAAACACAACAATTTCTCCAGTTTCATTCGACAGCTCAATACTTAC GGCTTCCGGAAGATTGATCCAGAAAGATGGGAATTTGCCAATGAGGAATTCTTGAAGGACCAGAAGCATCTACTTAAGAACATCCATCGTAGAAAACCCATTCACAGTCATAGTCACCCTCCAGGTTCCACAGTTGATCCAGAAAGAGCTGCATTTGAGGAAGAGATTGATAAACTTACACGTGAGAAGTCTGGACTCGAGGCTAATGTCTCAAGGTTCAGACAGCAACAATCTGCTGCAAAACTCCAGCTAGAAGAACTGACTGGGCGGGTTGGCAGTATAGAGCAAAGACAAGAGAGTTTACTGATATTTGTTGAGAAGGCAATTCAAAATCCTGACTTTGTTGAGCGTCTTGCTCAGAAACTCGAGTCCATGGATATTTCTGCATTTAGTAAGAAGAGACGATTGCCTCAAATCGATAGCACTCAACCAGTCCAAGAAAGTATGTCGGTGGACAACCATAGCAGTTCTAGAGTTGAGTTTGGGAACCTTTCCCATCAAGACTTCTCAAATAAGCTCAGGCTTGAATTGTCACCTGCTGTTTCAGATATCAATGTGCTTTCATGCAGCACCCAAAGTTCGAATGAAGATGGCGGAAGCCCTGCACATAGGAGAATATCTGAAGGATGGTCCAGAGAAGTGCAACTTCGGACGGTAGGAGCTATTTATACCCCTGAAGCAATAGAACTATCAGATACAGGGACGTCTTTTATGTTGAAGATGGATTCATCTCTACCTCATGCTTCAAGCAATGCTGAAAGCTCAAGACTGCATTCCTTGCCACAAAGCCTGACATCCAACGAGGAAGTTGACGGTCACATTTCCTGCCAACTGAATCTTTCTTTGGCTTCATGTCTTTCACAAGTCGATAAAAATCAATACTCAGCGAGGATGCCTCAAATAGGTCAAGAGATAGGTAAATGTTTCGAATCACAGTCTGATGCCAATGACAAAATCCCTCCTACTGATGACAAATCTTTGCCACCTTCACATGATGCAACTACCAACAAGCAAGTGCCTGCAGCTGCTCCTGTTCGTGTGAACGATGTCTTTTGGGAACAGTTCCTTACAGAAAGACCAGGCTGCTCGGATAACGAAGAGGCTAGCTCTAGCTACAAAGGGAACATCTACGACGAGCAAGACGAGAGAAAATCAAATCAAGGAGTAGCTAGTAACACAAGAAAGGTGGAACACCTCACCCTTTGA